A section of the Citrus sinensis cultivar Valencia sweet orange chromosome 8, DVS_A1.0, whole genome shotgun sequence genome encodes:
- the LOC102628922 gene encoding protein GL2-INTERACTING REPRESSOR 1 yields MSRRGNNSTPKLELKLNLSPPRATARANNNNQAVIIDSPPNESSPNNSYSWEVVSPESSCVSSEPEEMTDAAAAIHVTTSMVLAGCPRCLMYVMLSDANPKCPKCKSTVLLDFLNEENNKKASN; encoded by the coding sequence ATGAGTCGACGAGGTAACAACAGTACTCCGAAGCTTGAACTGAAGCTGAACCTATCACCTCCTAGGGCTACGGCTAGGgctaacaacaacaaccaggCGGTTATTATTGATTCACCACCAAACGAGTCATCACCTAATAATTCTTATTCGTGGGAAGTAGTGTCACCGGAAAGCTCATGCGTGTCATCGGAGCCCGAAGAGATGACGGACGCAGCGGCGGCTATTCACGTGACAACTTCAATGGTACTGGCCGGCTGCCCTCGTTGCCTTATGTATGTTATGTTGTCTGATGCTAATCCAAAGTGCCCCAAATGCAAAAGCACTGTGTTGCTTGATTTTCTCAATGAAGAGAACAACAAGAAGGCAAGCAACTAA